Proteins from one Aureimonas sp. SA4125 genomic window:
- a CDS encoding ATP-binding cassette domain-containing protein, protein MAEITDHGPGHPAPVDRSGPPLVEMRDISIAFGGIHAVDRASIDLYPGEVVALLGHNGAGKSTLIKILSGAYQAGEGEIFVKGEKVSITNPREAKAFGIETIYQTLALADNVDAAANLFLGREKLTPWGTLDDAAMEAEARTVMGRLNPNFRRFKEPVKALSGGQRQSVAIARAILFNARILIMDEPTAALGPQETAQVGELIKQLKKEGIGIFLISHDIHDVFDLADRVVVMKNGKVVGGAATSDVTKDEVLGMIILGKCPPGAVPGPGASAE, encoded by the coding sequence ATGGCCGAGATCACCGACCACGGGCCCGGCCATCCCGCCCCGGTCGACCGCTCCGGCCCGCCGCTGGTCGAGATGCGCGACATCTCGATCGCCTTCGGCGGCATCCATGCCGTCGACCGTGCCTCGATCGACCTCTACCCCGGCGAGGTCGTGGCGCTTCTCGGCCACAACGGCGCGGGAAAGTCGACGCTGATCAAGATCCTGTCGGGCGCCTACCAGGCCGGCGAAGGCGAAATCTTCGTCAAGGGCGAGAAGGTCTCGATCACCAATCCGCGCGAGGCCAAAGCCTTCGGCATCGAGACGATCTACCAGACGCTCGCGCTCGCCGACAATGTCGACGCCGCCGCCAACCTGTTTCTCGGCCGGGAGAAGCTGACCCCCTGGGGCACGCTCGACGATGCGGCGATGGAGGCGGAGGCGCGCACGGTCATGGGCCGTCTCAACCCGAACTTCCGCCGCTTCAAGGAGCCGGTGAAGGCGCTGTCCGGCGGGCAGCGGCAGTCGGTGGCGATCGCCCGCGCCATCCTCTTCAACGCCCGCATCCTGATCATGGACGAGCCGACGGCAGCGCTCGGGCCGCAGGAGACGGCGCAGGTCGGCGAACTCATCAAGCAGTTGAAGAAAGAGGGCATCGGCATCTTCCTGATCAGCCACGACATCCACGACGTCTTCGACCTCGCCGACCGCGTCGTCGTCATGAAGAACGGCAAGGTCGTCGGCGGCGCGGCCACGTCGGACGTGACCAAGGATGAGGTCCTCGGCATGATCATCCTCGGCAAGTGCCCGCCCGGCGCCGTGCCGGGTCCGGGAGCGAGCGCGGAGTAG
- a CDS encoding sugar ABC transporter permease, whose product MSQAPSQAAAGRTTEDGAVKRLLKATEIDTRMLGMLAALAVIWVVFHLLSGGIFLTPRNLWNLTVQTSSVAVMATGMVLVIVTRNIDLSVGSILGFTGMIMALVQTAVLPGLIGFGSPFTWILALVCGIAAGVVIGGFQGWIIAFLGVPSFIVSLGGLLVWRGGAWWLASGKTIAPMDTTFRLMGGGAEGSIGVTATWVLAALACLAVAASLVLARQKRTRFGFPLRPIWAESVLAACAFLAILGAAAVLNAYSWPTAIARRYAETNGIAWPEGGLQIGYGVAIPVLIAIAAGIVMTFITRRTRFGRYVFAIGGNPEAAELAGINTRWVLMKVFMLMGGLAGISAAISTARLNAATNAQGTLDELYVIAAAVIGGTSLAGGAGTIAGALLGALVMQSLQSGMVLLGIDSPLQSIVVGIVLVIAVWIDTVYRRRAA is encoded by the coding sequence ATGTCGCAGGCACCATCGCAGGCAGCGGCCGGCCGCACGACCGAGGACGGCGCCGTGAAGCGTCTCCTGAAGGCGACCGAGATCGACACGCGCATGCTCGGCATGCTGGCGGCGCTGGCGGTGATCTGGGTGGTTTTCCATCTCCTTTCCGGCGGAATCTTCCTCACCCCCCGCAATCTCTGGAACCTCACCGTCCAGACGTCCTCCGTCGCCGTGATGGCGACCGGCATGGTGCTGGTCATCGTCACCCGCAACATCGATCTCTCCGTCGGCTCGATCCTCGGCTTCACCGGAATGATCATGGCGCTGGTGCAGACTGCCGTCCTGCCCGGACTGATCGGCTTCGGGAGCCCGTTCACCTGGATCCTCGCGCTTGTCTGCGGCATCGCCGCCGGGGTCGTCATCGGCGGGTTCCAGGGCTGGATCATCGCCTTTCTCGGCGTGCCCTCCTTCATCGTGTCGCTCGGCGGTCTCCTCGTCTGGCGCGGCGGCGCCTGGTGGCTCGCTTCCGGCAAGACGATCGCGCCGATGGACACGACCTTCCGGCTGATGGGCGGCGGCGCGGAAGGCTCGATCGGCGTGACCGCGACCTGGGTGCTTGCCGCCCTCGCCTGCCTGGCCGTCGCCGCCTCGCTCGTTCTTGCCCGCCAGAAGCGCACGCGCTTCGGCTTCCCGCTGCGCCCGATCTGGGCCGAGAGCGTCCTGGCGGCTTGCGCCTTCCTGGCCATCCTCGGTGCTGCGGCTGTCCTGAACGCCTATTCCTGGCCGACGGCGATCGCCCGCCGTTACGCCGAGACGAACGGCATCGCCTGGCCCGAGGGCGGGCTGCAGATCGGCTACGGTGTCGCCATCCCCGTGCTGATCGCCATCGCCGCCGGCATCGTCATGACCTTCATCACCCGGCGGACGCGTTTCGGTCGCTACGTCTTCGCCATCGGCGGCAATCCCGAGGCGGCGGAGCTTGCCGGCATCAACACGCGCTGGGTGCTGATGAAGGTGTTCATGCTGATGGGCGGTCTCGCCGGCATCTCCGCCGCGATCTCGACCGCCCGCCTGAATGCCGCAACCAACGCGCAGGGCACGCTGGACGAGCTTTACGTCATCGCCGCCGCCGTCATCGGCGGCACCTCGCTTGCCGGCGGTGCCGGGACGATCGCCGGCGCCCTCCTCGGCGCGCTGGTGATGCAGTCGCTGCAGTCGGGCATGGTGCTCCTCGGGATCGACTCGCCCTTGCAGTCGATCGTCGTCGGCATCGTCCTCGTCATCGCCGTCTGGATCGACACCGTCTACCGCAGGAGGGCCGCATGA
- the xylF gene encoding D-xylose ABC transporter substrate-binding protein gives MKRLTLALAGAAFSCLLTGSALAQAGKTIGVSWSNFQEERWKTDEAAIKAAIEAAGGKYISADAQSSAAKQLTDVESLISQGANALIILAQDSDAIGPAVEKAVNEGIPVVGYDRLIENKDAFYITFDNKEVGRIQAREVLKVAPEGNYAFIKGSSADPNADFLFSGQVEVLKEAMDAGKIKNVGETYTDGWLPENAQANMEQILTANNNEVAAVVASNDGTAGGAIAALEAQGLAGTVPVSGQDADFAALNRIARGTQTVSVWKDSRDLGKRAAEIAIELADGKAMGDIADVTAFNGGAKGIEMQSIFLKPVAITKENLGTIIDAGWVSKDVVCQGVTDTKVAACQ, from the coding sequence ATGAAGAGATTGACCCTCGCCCTCGCGGGCGCCGCATTTTCGTGCCTGCTGACGGGCTCGGCCCTTGCGCAGGCCGGCAAGACCATCGGCGTATCCTGGTCGAATTTCCAGGAAGAACGCTGGAAGACCGACGAAGCCGCGATCAAGGCCGCCATCGAGGCCGCCGGCGGCAAGTACATCTCGGCCGACGCGCAGTCGTCCGCCGCCAAGCAGCTCACCGACGTCGAGAGCCTGATCTCGCAGGGTGCCAACGCCCTCATCATTCTCGCGCAGGACTCCGATGCCATCGGTCCGGCGGTCGAAAAGGCCGTCAACGAGGGCATTCCGGTGGTCGGCTACGACCGCCTGATCGAGAACAAGGACGCCTTCTACATCACCTTCGACAACAAGGAAGTCGGACGGATCCAGGCGCGCGAGGTGCTGAAGGTCGCGCCCGAGGGCAATTACGCCTTCATCAAGGGCTCCTCGGCCGATCCGAACGCCGACTTCCTCTTCTCCGGCCAGGTCGAAGTGCTGAAGGAGGCGATGGACGCGGGCAAGATCAAGAATGTCGGTGAAACCTATACCGACGGTTGGCTGCCCGAGAACGCCCAGGCCAACATGGAGCAGATCCTGACGGCCAACAACAACGAGGTCGCGGCCGTGGTCGCCTCCAATGACGGCACCGCCGGCGGCGCCATCGCCGCTCTCGAAGCGCAGGGCCTTGCCGGCACCGTCCCGGTCTCCGGCCAGGATGCCGACTTCGCCGCGCTGAACCGCATTGCCCGCGGCACCCAGACCGTGTCGGTCTGGAAGGACTCGCGCGACCTTGGCAAGCGCGCCGCCGAGATCGCCATCGAGCTCGCCGACGGCAAGGCGATGGGCGACATCGCCGACGTGACCGCCTTCAACGGCGGCGCCAAGGGCATCGAGATGCAGTCGATCTTCCTGAAGCCCGTCGCCATCACCAAGGAGAACCTCGGCACCATCATCGATGCCGGCTGGGTTTCCAAGGACGTCGTCTGCCAGGGCGTGACCGACACCAAGGTCGCCGCCTGCCAGTAA
- a CDS encoding ROK family protein, producing MLSKADADAVRSQNRRIILDHFRRFKVSTRRRMSEATGLSLSSTSAIGSDMVRSSILSEIGAAEPPKGRGRPEVSLELCGALASVAAVNITVGEIAVTICDYAGATLATGRRELDLSHLSPEELVEAVLTLLARTTAGGMAGEGALRQIVVCVQGVTDAADRRIAWSPVLAMRDVDIATPIEAATGAVTRVLNDCGAMPERFRWGNELESSDFATLFIGFGVGMGLKLGGRTFRGSHTSAAEFGHLNHIPRGDLCRCGNRGCIEAYAGDYAIWRAARGAPSAVERRVPDADMRALAAAARGGEVAAREAFARAGEAIGYGLGRMFALIDPLPIVFVGSGAAAMDLLEPSIRRGIAESAIAGAGADVAFHVLPDVDRVTMEAATTLALAAVDEEMARGPGAGARTELAARFLTPEPAP from the coding sequence ATGCTTTCGAAGGCGGACGCCGATGCCGTCCGGTCGCAGAACCGTCGCATCATCCTCGACCATTTCCGGCGCTTCAAGGTGTCGACGCGGCGTCGCATGAGCGAGGCGACCGGCCTGTCCCTGTCCTCGACCTCGGCGATCGGCAGCGACATGGTCCGCAGTTCCATTCTCAGCGAGATCGGCGCGGCCGAGCCGCCCAAGGGCCGCGGACGGCCGGAGGTCAGCCTGGAACTCTGCGGCGCGCTTGCCAGCGTCGCCGCCGTCAACATCACCGTCGGCGAGATCGCCGTGACGATCTGCGATTATGCCGGCGCGACGCTTGCCACCGGCCGGCGCGAGCTCGACCTGTCCCATCTCTCTCCGGAGGAGCTCGTCGAGGCGGTGCTGACGCTTCTCGCCCGGACGACGGCCGGTGGCATGGCGGGCGAGGGGGCCTTGCGCCAGATCGTCGTCTGCGTCCAGGGCGTGACCGACGCTGCCGACCGGCGCATCGCCTGGTCGCCGGTCCTCGCGATGCGCGACGTCGACATCGCCACGCCGATCGAGGCCGCCACGGGGGCCGTCACGCGCGTCCTCAACGATTGCGGCGCCATGCCGGAACGATTCCGCTGGGGCAACGAGCTCGAGTCGTCGGATTTCGCCACGCTGTTCATCGGCTTCGGCGTCGGCATGGGGCTGAAGCTCGGCGGGCGGACGTTTCGCGGCTCGCACACCTCGGCCGCCGAATTCGGCCATCTCAACCACATCCCGCGCGGCGATCTTTGCCGCTGCGGCAATCGCGGCTGCATCGAGGCCTATGCCGGCGACTACGCGATCTGGCGGGCTGCCCGCGGCGCCCCCTCCGCCGTCGAGCGCCGTGTCCCGGATGCCGACATGCGCGCTCTCGCGGCGGCCGCCCGCGGCGGCGAGGTCGCGGCGCGGGAAGCCTTCGCGCGTGCCGGCGAAGCGATCGGCTACGGTCTCGGCCGCATGTTCGCGCTGATCGACCCGCTGCCGATCGTCTTCGTCGGCTCGGGCGCTGCGGCGATGGACCTTCTCGAGCCCTCGATCCGGCGCGGCATCGCCGAAAGCGCCATTGCCGGCGCCGGCGCCGACGTCGCTTTCCACGTCCTGCCCGATGTCGACCGCGTGACCATGGAAGCGGCGACGACGCTGGCGCTGGCGGCCGTGGACGAGGAGATGGCGCGGGGGCCCGGCGCCGGCGCGCGAACGGAGTTGGCGGCGCGGTTCCTGACGCCGGAGCCGGCGCCGTGA
- the xylA gene encoding xylose isomerase, with product MTPSFFSRTEPVAFAGEGSTDPLAFRFYDKDRMVMGKRMEEHLRFSVAYWHSFTWPGGDPFGGETFLRPWMHGGDELSQAKAKAEVAFEMFRLLDVPFFAFHDVDVAPEGASLAESNENLAVITDIFAQKMESAKVKLLWGTANLFSNRRYMAGAATNPDPDVFAYACGQVKAAIDATHKLGGANFVCWGGREGYETLLNTDMKRELDQLGRFLSMLVDYKHKIGFSGPILIEPKPKEPTKHQYDYDTATVYGFLERYGLTKDIKLNLEQNHAILAGHSFEHEVKLAYALGVFGSLDVNRGDDLLGWDTDQFAMDAKEMALVFHEMLKHGGFTTGGLNFDAKIRRQSIEPDDLLIAHVASMDTCARGLLAAERMHAHGALVTPLTERYAGWTGAEGLAMASGERTLEAIAARAEGLNPQPRSGRQELLEGIVNRYV from the coding sequence ATGACCCCATCGTTCTTTTCACGCACCGAACCCGTCGCCTTCGCCGGCGAGGGCTCGACCGATCCGCTCGCCTTCCGCTTCTACGACAAGGACCGGATGGTGATGGGCAAGCGGATGGAGGAGCACCTGCGCTTCTCCGTCGCCTACTGGCATTCCTTCACCTGGCCGGGCGGCGACCCGTTCGGCGGCGAGACGTTTCTGCGCCCCTGGATGCACGGCGGCGATGAGCTGAGCCAGGCGAAGGCCAAGGCCGAGGTCGCCTTCGAGATGTTCCGTCTCCTCGACGTGCCCTTCTTCGCCTTCCACGACGTCGACGTCGCGCCGGAAGGCGCCTCGCTCGCCGAGTCCAACGAGAACCTCGCCGTCATCACCGACATCTTTGCGCAGAAGATGGAGAGCGCGAAGGTGAAACTGCTCTGGGGCACCGCCAACCTCTTCTCCAACCGGCGCTATATGGCGGGCGCGGCGACCAATCCGGACCCGGATGTCTTCGCCTATGCCTGCGGGCAGGTGAAGGCGGCGATCGACGCGACGCATAAGCTCGGCGGCGCGAATTTCGTCTGCTGGGGCGGGCGCGAGGGCTACGAGACGCTGCTCAACACCGACATGAAGCGCGAGCTCGACCAACTCGGCCGCTTCCTCTCGATGCTCGTCGACTACAAGCACAAGATCGGATTTTCCGGACCGATCCTGATCGAGCCGAAGCCGAAGGAGCCGACCAAGCACCAGTACGACTACGACACGGCGACGGTCTACGGCTTCCTCGAGCGCTACGGCCTGACCAAGGACATCAAGCTCAATCTCGAGCAGAATCACGCCATTCTCGCCGGCCATTCCTTCGAGCACGAAGTGAAGCTGGCCTATGCGCTCGGCGTCTTCGGCTCGCTCGACGTCAACCGCGGCGACGATCTCCTCGGCTGGGACACCGACCAGTTCGCGATGGACGCCAAGGAAATGGCGCTGGTCTTCCACGAAATGCTGAAGCATGGCGGCTTCACCACCGGCGGTCTCAATTTCGATGCCAAGATCCGGCGCCAGTCGATCGAGCCGGACGATCTCCTGATTGCCCATGTCGCCTCGATGGACACCTGCGCCCGCGGGCTGCTGGCTGCCGAAAGGATGCATGCCCACGGCGCGCTGGTGACCCCCCTGACCGAGCGCTATGCCGGCTGGACGGGTGCCGAGGGACTGGCCATGGCCTCGGGCGAGCGCACGCTCGAAGCGATCGCCGCGCGCGCCGAGGGGCTAAATCCCCAGCCGCGCTCGGGCCGGCAGGAACTCCTCGAAGGCATCGTCAACCGCTACGTCTGA
- the xylB gene encoding xylulokinase: MPNYLGFDLGTSSLKVLVVGEDQTPIATASVPLTVERPAFGWSEQDPASWIAACQTAMGMLKASHAEALSRVEGIGLSGHMHGATLIGPDDAVLRPCILWNDTRSHEEARELDDAASREITGNIVFPGFTAPKLLWVQRHEPEIFAKIRRVLLPKDFLRLWLTGEAVSEMSDAAGTAWLDTGAREWSPEMLSRTGLSVDQMPILVEGTEVSGTLRPDLAAQWGLGVNIVVAGGGGDNAASACGVGIVRPGSGFLSLGTSGVLFTTTASYAPRPETAVHTFCHALPNTWHQMGVTLSAAGSLEWLSTLLRQTPAELTAALGAEVQAPGRLLFLPYLSGERTPHNDAAIRGVFAGLESDTDRSDMTRAVLEGVAFSMRDCLVAGGGTVDRLVAVGAGSRSAYWLDLMATVLGCEIVLPAAGDFGAALGAARLGMCAATGADPFAIMSEPPIERSYSPRAALAGEVDEAYGRYRALYPALQRA, from the coding sequence ATGCCGAACTATCTGGGTTTCGACCTCGGGACGTCCTCGCTGAAGGTTCTCGTCGTCGGCGAGGACCAGACACCGATCGCCACCGCCAGCGTTCCGCTGACGGTGGAACGCCCGGCCTTCGGCTGGTCCGAGCAGGATCCGGCTTCCTGGATCGCGGCATGCCAGACGGCCATGGGAATGCTGAAGGCAAGCCATGCCGAGGCGCTGTCGAGGGTCGAGGGCATCGGCCTTTCCGGCCACATGCACGGCGCGACGCTGATCGGCCCCGACGACGCCGTGCTCCGCCCCTGCATTCTCTGGAACGACACCCGTTCGCACGAAGAGGCGCGCGAGCTGGACGACGCGGCATCGCGGGAAATCACCGGCAACATCGTCTTCCCCGGCTTCACCGCACCGAAGCTGCTTTGGGTGCAAAGGCACGAACCGGAGATCTTCGCGAAAATCCGGCGGGTTCTCCTGCCCAAGGATTTCCTGCGCCTCTGGCTGACGGGCGAAGCGGTGTCGGAGATGTCGGACGCGGCGGGAACGGCCTGGCTCGATACCGGCGCCCGTGAATGGTCGCCGGAGATGCTGTCGCGCACCGGCCTCTCGGTCGATCAGATGCCGATCCTCGTCGAGGGCACCGAGGTCAGCGGCACGCTGCGGCCGGACCTCGCCGCGCAATGGGGCCTCGGCGTCAACATCGTGGTTGCCGGCGGCGGCGGCGACAACGCGGCCTCGGCCTGCGGCGTCGGCATCGTCCGACCCGGCTCGGGCTTTCTCTCCCTCGGCACGTCCGGCGTTCTCTTCACCACCACTGCCAGCTACGCGCCGCGACCGGAAACCGCGGTCCACACCTTCTGCCACGCCCTCCCGAACACCTGGCATCAGATGGGCGTGACGCTCTCGGCCGCGGGCTCGCTCGAATGGCTGAGCACGCTTTTGCGCCAGACGCCGGCGGAACTCACCGCCGCGCTGGGTGCCGAGGTCCAGGCGCCCGGGCGGCTCCTGTTCCTGCCCTATCTGTCGGGCGAGCGCACGCCCCACAACGACGCCGCCATCCGCGGCGTCTTTGCCGGCCTCGAGTCCGACACCGATCGGTCCGACATGACCCGCGCCGTGCTGGAGGGAGTCGCCTTCTCCATGCGCGACTGCCTCGTCGCCGGCGGCGGCACCGTCGACAGGCTCGTCGCCGTCGGTGCCGGGTCGCGCTCGGCCTACTGGCTGGACCTGATGGCGACGGTTCTCGGCTGCGAGATCGTGCTGCCAGCGGCGGGCGATTTCGGTGCGGCGCTGGGCGCGGCAAGGCTCGGCATGTGCGCCGCCACCGGCGCCGATCCGTTCGCGATCATGAGCGAGCCACCGATCGAGCGCAGCTACAGCCCCCGCGCAGCGCTGGCCGGGGAAGTCGACGAGGCCTACGGACGGTATCGCGCGCTCTATCCCGCCCTCCAACGGGCCTGA
- a CDS encoding sensor histidine kinase — MKMPDRLSNRSILVILASGFFALIVAVGAAIWGLSQSQEISRLVSHTYEVEQAILDFRGLTERAESARRGYLLDPADDLTQTLEDTVIARTAAMDRIGSLTGDNPVQTDALARLRDRSAAHLDEIKRSVALRQSSGQEAARAAFAAAGRDTLNELRMTARGMSEEERRLLIERSAEQKRGIALSYVLLAASGLLLIFVTAVTSFALRQNFRDVKTSRDQLRALNDNLETAVLARTADLQRANDEIQRFAYIVSHDLRSPLVNVMGFTSELDAVVKPLSELIEKVEAESPSLVTEEVRQAVVEDLPEAIGFIRSSTQKMDRLINAILRLSREGRRVITPEPLDVGEMLDGIVDSLQHRLTEVGAEVAVEKPMPKVVSDRVAIEQILSNLVENAVKYLKPGRPGRVVVRGRRSGNRLIYEIADNGRGIDPKDHERIFDLFRRSGTQDQPGEGIGLAHVRALAYRLGGTISCESSLGEGATFRLSLPPQFQPIKESRK; from the coding sequence ATGAAGATGCCCGACCGTCTGTCGAACCGCTCGATCCTCGTCATCCTCGCCTCCGGTTTTTTCGCGCTGATCGTCGCCGTCGGCGCGGCGATCTGGGGCCTGTCGCAGTCGCAGGAAATCAGCCGCCTCGTCTCGCACACCTACGAGGTCGAGCAGGCGATCCTGGATTTCCGGGGACTGACGGAGCGTGCGGAGTCGGCGCGCCGCGGCTACCTGTTGGACCCCGCCGACGATCTCACCCAGACCCTTGAGGACACTGTGATCGCCCGGACGGCGGCGATGGACCGGATCGGATCGCTGACCGGCGACAATCCGGTCCAGACCGACGCGCTGGCGCGCCTCAGAGACCGAAGCGCGGCCCATCTGGACGAGATCAAGCGCTCGGTCGCCCTTCGCCAGAGCAGCGGGCAGGAAGCCGCCCGGGCGGCGTTCGCGGCCGCGGGACGCGATACCCTGAACGAGCTGCGCATGACGGCCCGCGGGATGTCGGAAGAGGAGCGGCGCCTCCTGATCGAGCGCAGCGCGGAGCAGAAACGGGGCATCGCGCTGTCCTACGTTCTTCTCGCCGCTTCGGGCCTCCTGCTCATCTTCGTCACGGCGGTGACGAGCTTCGCGCTGCGGCAGAATTTCCGCGACGTGAAGACCTCACGCGACCAGTTGCGCGCGCTGAACGACAATCTCGAGACCGCCGTTCTCGCGCGGACCGCCGACCTGCAGCGGGCGAACGACGAGATCCAGCGCTTCGCCTATATCGTCTCGCACGATCTGCGCTCGCCGCTCGTCAACGTGATGGGCTTCACCAGCGAACTCGACGCCGTGGTCAAGCCGCTTTCCGAGCTGATCGAGAAGGTCGAGGCCGAGTCGCCGTCGCTCGTTACCGAGGAAGTCCGTCAGGCGGTTGTCGAAGACCTGCCCGAGGCGATCGGCTTCATCCGCTCCTCGACGCAGAAGATGGATCGGCTCATCAATGCCATCCTGCGCCTCTCGCGCGAGGGCCGGCGCGTCATCACGCCGGAGCCGCTCGATGTCGGCGAGATGCTGGACGGAATCGTCGACAGCCTGCAGCACCGCCTGACCGAGGTCGGGGCCGAGGTCGCGGTCGAAAAGCCGATGCCGAAGGTCGTCAGCGACCGCGTCGCGATCGAGCAGATCCTGTCCAATCTGGTCGAGAACGCGGTCAAGTACCTGAAGCCGGGACGTCCCGGCAGGGTCGTCGTGCGGGGCAGGCGGTCGGGCAACCGGCTGATTTACGAGATCGCGGACAATGGCCGCGGAATCGACCCGAAAGACCACGAGCGCATCTTCGACCTTTTTCGCCGCTCCGGCACGCAGGATCAACCGGGCGAGGGCATCGGCCTCGCCCATGTCCGGGCGCTCGCCTATCGTCTCGGCGGCACCATCAGCTGCGAATCGAGCCTCGGTGAAGGCGCGACGTTCCGCCTCTCCCTGCCGCCGCAGTTCCAACCCATCAAGGAGAGTCGTAAGTGA
- a CDS encoding response regulator, giving the protein MIEDDEGHARLIEKNIRRAGVTNGIRHFTDGTSAMEYLFHAPDGPALNGPALVLLDLNLPDMSGTDILARMKAEGSVLRRTPVVVLTTTDDKVEIQRCYDLGANVYITKPVNYESFAQAIRQLGLFLSVIQVPEPEADAQ; this is encoded by the coding sequence ATGATCGAGGACGATGAGGGCCACGCGCGCCTCATCGAGAAGAACATCCGCCGCGCCGGCGTCACCAACGGCATCCGTCATTTCACCGACGGTACTTCGGCGATGGAATACCTCTTCCACGCACCCGACGGTCCGGCGCTGAACGGGCCGGCGCTGGTTCTCCTGGACCTCAACCTGCCTGACATGAGCGGCACCGACATCCTGGCGCGGATGAAGGCGGAAGGCAGCGTGCTGAGGCGTACGCCCGTCGTCGTCCTGACCACGACGGACGACAAGGTCGAGATCCAGCGCTGCTACGACCTCGGCGCCAATGTCTACATCACCAAGCCGGTGAACTACGAATCCTTCGCTCAGGCGATCCGCCAGCTCGGCCTGTTCCTCAGCGTCATTCAGGTGCCGGAACCCGAGGCCGACGCCCAATGA
- a CDS encoding response regulator, which yields MTPALRVLYIDDDEGLRRITARALTRRGYAVETAGSGQEGVAMAAAADFDVVAVDHYMPGQDGLATLANLRELPYQPPVVYVTGSEESSIAVAAMKAGASDYVVKTIGDDFFDLLATTLKQATERRQLRLDKENAERSLLATNARLEALLKEVNHRVANSLQMVSSFVQMQAGAVSEDSARSALRDTQRRILAIAQVHRRLYTSDEVSLVDMVDYLTALLAELEETFSTAAAPRHLRLHVEEMRLKTDQAVSIGVIVNELVSNACKYAYDPGHSGEVRISLMKDGEDRFELRVEDDGRGLAENDSPRGTGLGRRLIGAMAHSLKAELVYEPTPVGVHAILRAAL from the coding sequence ATGACACCGGCCTTGCGCGTCCTCTACATCGACGACGACGAGGGCTTGCGGCGGATCACCGCGCGGGCGCTGACGCGCCGGGGCTATGCAGTGGAGACGGCGGGCTCGGGCCAGGAAGGCGTGGCGATGGCCGCCGCGGCGGATTTCGACGTCGTCGCCGTGGACCACTACATGCCGGGGCAGGACGGGCTGGCGACGCTGGCGAACCTGCGCGAGCTGCCCTACCAGCCGCCCGTCGTCTACGTCACGGGCTCGGAAGAAAGCAGCATTGCGGTCGCCGCGATGAAGGCCGGCGCGTCCGACTACGTGGTGAAGACGATCGGCGACGATTTCTTCGACCTCCTGGCGACGACGCTGAAGCAGGCCACCGAGCGCCGCCAGCTGCGCCTCGACAAGGAGAATGCGGAGCGTTCGCTGCTGGCCACGAATGCCCGGCTGGAAGCGCTGCTGAAGGAAGTGAACCACCGCGTCGCCAACAGCCTGCAGATGGTATCGAGCTTCGTGCAGATGCAGGCCGGTGCGGTATCGGAGGATAGCGCCCGCTCGGCCCTGCGCGATACGCAGCGACGGATTCTCGCCATCGCGCAGGTCCATCGCCGTCTCTACACCTCCGACGAGGTCAGCCTCGTCGACATGGTCGACTACCTCACGGCGCTTCTGGCCGAGCTCGAGGAGACCTTTTCCACCGCCGCCGCGCCCCGTCATCTGCGGCTGCATGTCGAGGAAATGCGGTTGAAGACCGACCAGGCTGTCTCGATCGGCGTCATCGTCAACGAACTGGTCAGCAATGCCTGCAAATACGCCTACGATCCCGGCCACTCCGGCGAGGTGCGGATTTCGCTGATGAAGGACGGCGAGGATCGCTTCGAGCTGCGCGTCGAGGACGATGGCCGGGGCCTGGCGGAAAACGACTCCCCGCGCGGAACGGGCCTCGGGCGACGGCTGATCGGGGCCATGGCACACAGCCTGAAGGCCGAACTCGTCTACGAGCCGACCCCCGTCGGCGTTCACGCCATCCTGCGCGCCGCCCTCTGA